A window of Rhipicephalus microplus isolate Deutch F79 chromosome X, USDA_Rmic, whole genome shotgun sequence genomic DNA:
ACAGATGAATGAATGTCTTTCTTTGGGAGAAAACAATATCTTATTCTGGACGCAATGAGTGGTTTTCTGACAAAGCCACGTTGGCGTGTGGTGATTTATCACAAATTTCAATCGCGAATATTGAATGTTTAGAATAGCAGAATGCCACAAAAAGAAAAGGCCTATCTGCTAAGTTTAAGTTCGTTATGCAAAATAATGCATACATCAAGGCACTGTTTTGCTAGAAGCCCTAGTTCAGCATATGGAAGGTAATCTAGAAATATCAACTATTGACAGCGGAGTGGTGTGGTAGTGATTGTGGATGTCCTTATTCCGCATGAAAACATTTCTAACTCCAATTCAAATTCTCCTTTTCGGACCTAAAAATCCGGGCTATAAGAAGTTCACTCAGTTAAGTGCTATAGCAGTAGTCCAACATGACAGTAGTTCCTTTAGGTTAGCCTGAGCTCCGGTGGCCGAGCGAGTGAAATTCGCGCGTGTAGGCTTCCTGACCTCAGGCCCGCGTCACAAAAATTCAGTCGCACGTGCTCATGATTTGACCGGCTTGCTCCTGATCCGAGACTCTAACATCGATCGTTGTAATTCTAGAATTTCCTAGGCAGCCATCGGTTCGTTCAACCGCGAGCTCACAGGACGCAAAAGTGTGCCGCTTCGCACGCGAAGCCTTCTCTTGGTGGCCACTCGAGTCAAGGACCAGGTACTTGTCGAAAGCACAGATAAGCGATAGGGCCCGCAGAGGGTGGCCTGGGATTGCGAGGTCTCCGTAGCTTTGGCGACACGAGCCGATTGTGTTGCGTGGAAACGCCGATAATGAATAAATAGAGCAGCTAGGCAACGCTCGCTCGTAGTACATGTATAGCATGGGCGTAAATTCGCCAGCCATAAAAGTAATGAAACGAAAATCGTCCGAGGCAATCAACACACTCACGTGTATGTGTATGCTCGGTGTGTCCATGCACACATAGAACAGTCACAACACGCACAAGCAAAGAGAAGTTGCGCAATCACGTGTCTTTCTTCTCGTGTTCTCCGCAATTAAGCTTGTTTTTCCACGTAGCAGTCAAGCACTCGTTTAATTATAGTATTTAAGTTCGAGATACTTGAGTAGCTGAATAAATCGGGATACATGCAACTGTACCCATCAAGGCCCGATGACAATTCAGTTTTCCCCATTCATAGTAAGTTTTTCTCATCGCCAAACTGGAGGTATCCGGTCTCTCTAGAAATATTCACGTCTCCAGAAGCAAGAAtgcaaactttgaaaaaaaattcaaggTGATTTATTTTATGTGGCAAGGTAGAACAGTCGCGAAAAGGCTCGCATTCACTTCCCCGCATAATGAGTCAGTCCGTACACAAAAGCCTTTGGAATGAAAACAGTTTTGTACATAAAGCGCTCAACAATTTGGCACGAGAAACATGTGGCCTTCATCGTGGTGACACGCTGCGTACCATTCGAGAGGTGACGAGGAAAAACACAGACACGAGTGAAAGTCATGAAGCGAGCAGCACACCACTGAACGAACGAGGACAACGTAACAGTGCGCGTTACTTTCATGCTTCAGGTTTTCTGCTGCTGGGCAAAAAACGTGAACGAAAGTTCTCTGATAATCGCTATGATTGGCAGAGACTAGAAACGAAAGTTCGTCGGCGAATCGCGCCTAAAATCAAACACAAATGAATAGCAGTTTACAGGCACACAAGCAGCATTTGATCACAATCACATAGGTTTAACACGATGCCAACTAACAAGAAGCGAGACAAGGTCACAAAGCACAAAATTGCATTGAATTTGTGGCTTTAGTAGGCCGTATCACGTGGTTTTGACTCCAATGTTCTGTAATTTAGAAGCGGCCCTTTATCACAGAAATACGTCACTAATCACGGACGTTGTCTACTCCCTCGTCCATGTCTTCATCTTCGCTCAGGGACGATCTCCGGGTAATCTTGCCTGCATTCCAGAACTTCAGCTTCGACGCTCTGGAGAGAAAGCACTGTAGTCCGTTAGCACTCAGTCCGTGGCCGTGCCGTAGCCGCACAGATTTGAGACTAGCGAACCCATTGCGCTTGCACAGAACTGCGGCCAACGAGTCCGTTAGTCCGGTGCAGCAGAAAAGTTCTAAGTGGCGGATGTTTTGGCAGTGTGATAGGAGAAGCTCGCATGCTTCTCGAGGTACTGTACGACCGACGCGAGGGCGCAGCCTCAGCTCCCTTAGGTTCTGGAATGGCCTCACCGCTGCCACCCTCGAGCTCACTGCCGGACTTGAGCAGCCCAGAAGGATGAACCAACGCAGTGACAGCGATTCTAGTTCGGGGCACATGATGTCAGTCCTTGCTAAATCAACAACATCGAAGTGTTCGAGCCCAAGGCGTAACAGTCGCTTTCCACACAGAGCTAGAAGCGGTAGCACGTCGTCGGTGTAGGAAGATGGTAACGTTTGACTGTTCCTGAGTTCCAGTGAACGGAGGCGCTTCAACTTAGCTAATTCCCTCAGGTTCATGTCCTCTTGCACGTGCAGCACAACTTCTTCCAAACCCGGAAACCATGCCACCAACCTTTCGACGCTTCCTGATCCCATGGACTGGCCACTCTGCAGTGCGTGGACGTGGCTGAGTCTCCGCACCCACCATTCTCGGCTGCTCACGCTGGCTCTAGCATCTAGACTGTCCAGCACTGCCTCGAGGTAGACGCAGCGGATTATTTGCAGGTTAGGAAATGTTTCGATCAGACTGATAACCCCTTCGCCGTTCACAGACGATGGCAAACGCACTTCCATGAGGCTACACTGGATCGGCAGCGCTTCCCGTTGAACGAATTGAGCCACAGAAGCGATGTCGTCAGCGTTTATCGAATGATGCATAACTTCCAGACGCTGGAGCAGCGGACATGACCTTACTAAAACTTCTAACGTGTCTCTGTACATCTCCTGAATGCGCAGCACACGAAGGTTGCGGGCCGATCTGAGGAGGCTTTTGACAATTTCCTCGCTCTCCGGTGAGTACATCCAAAGGCCCGAGATGGTCAGCTGACAGAGGGACGAGCCGTTTTGCTGCAGTAGAGTGAGGATGAACTGCAAGTCGGCGGTGCTGCAGTCATCGAGGCAGCTGAGGTCAAACGACTCCACACCGCAGACCAAGAGCAACTCGGCTACGCGTCGCACGGCTGGGCTGCGTGCCTCGTCATCCAAGATGCACTCCAGCAAATCCTGCCTCACATGCAGCGGGCATTCAGCGAACGGGTTGTTGGTGACGGGTGTAACTGGAGTACGGGGCTCCGACTCCTCGTCCACACTCTTGCTCCAGCGCCACACGCTACGGCCCACTTCGTCCAAGCATTGTTGCCGCAAACTCCAGGGGAGTACGATGCGGGGCCGATCAGACGAGCACCCCTCGTCGGCGGCGTCCATGCCGTCTTTCGGTACTGGCGGTGCCATGACTGCTGCGTCCGAGCGCTTTCTTTTCGCGTACTCTTTGAGCTACTCGAGGAGTCGGCGGGAGCGCTTGCTTCCATGCGGAGGCTGTTTTTCCTTTTGCGGCGCGCAGGCACCTCGACCGACGATAAAAAGCGGGAACGCGGCTGCCTCTCGCTCGGATCACGCCGCGTGCACGTGAACAGTCGTGCCGGCGACCTTCTCTGCCGCGCGCGCTCGGCATGCCTGGGAGAGACCAGCCAGCTGCTGGGCGAGAGGTGTACGCAGCCGGTTACGTCACGTCCAGAGCGTGCGACTTCCGCCGAGGCCGTCAACAACGCCACGGCTGCCTTCGCGGAAAGCGTCGCCCGCTGTGCCCCCTTCGCGGGCCCCCGCGTGTGGTGTTGCTAAGCCAGCGGCCATTACGGTTACGAAGATATGCCCCCGGCTGCTCAAACGGGTTTTCGGGCCGAAGTCGGTCGCGCTCGGCCCTTTCTCTGCCGAACGGGGGCTGCTGCGTGGTAGTGATCCGCCCTTGAGAAACGCCGGAAAACATGCCGGCGCTGTATGCTGGCCGCTCCAATTCAAGCAACAAAGGGCCCGACGCCATGTTCGGTGCACGCCCCTGACGCGCATGTGCTCTGGAAGCGATAACGTTTTCAGCTGATGCCGGACAGCAATCAATGTGTTGGCCAAAGGCACTTCTGCAGTAAATGTCGTTGCGCGGCTTCTATCAGTGCACCTATTTCGTCCTGCCTtcgctttttatttattttccccgccgttgtggtctagtagtggctaaggcactcccGGCTGTGGCtactgcatttgcgatggaggtggAAGCCTGTGTGCTcggaattgggtgcacgttaaagaaagccACGCGGTAGAAATTTCTAGAGCCTTCCACtactgtgtctctcataatcatgtggtggttatGAGGCGTGAAATCCCACATATGATTattatttgtttctttatttgaACTCCTTTGGGGGATACGTAATGCTACTTTGTGCACACTACCCTCTGGTCATCCTTCTCTcttgcgctgaaaaaaaaatgcgggatGTTTTTATACAGTGACACACTCGcgatagagaaagaaaaagcaggaaCATAATTACTAGACTTCCTACGAGCCTTGCTGGGCTGGCTATGAGGTCAACTGTAGGGAATCACTCACACGGAAAATATATTCACGATGTTTCGCTGGTACATCGTGTTTACGCTGCTTTAAAAGTAGCGCCGGGTAGACTgaagttattatttctttttacgTTTATTTGAACGCCTCCGTCTCTAATATTGGCTGCCACATTATCTTTGGAAATACGCAAGAACGCGCGGCAGCTGCAAATACGATAGCAATGTGCACATTTTTCTCATGGAGATCTGCCACGTGGTAGCTATGTCGCATAGCGCTACTGCGATATCGCAGGATCAAGTCCCGTCTGCGGCCGCCGCTTGTAAAAGGCGTGGCTGAATGTCAAAACAGTGAACTGGACCTTAATAAAATTTTAGTAATCATCATCAAGTATGAAAGGAACTGCAACCTTCGTGTGCCGTGTATTGGATGCGCGTCAAATAGCCCCAAGCAGTTAAACCTAAGGCAGCGTCGCTCACAGCAGTTCATCTGGAAATGGCATCATTGTTTTGCCTTCTAAAACCTCGGCATATAACGTTACAATGTGTTTTGCTTTGCAAAATGAAACTAGCTGGACAAATTCTTTTCCACCAGTATCAGCACACTTATGTCTACTGCTGAATGAAGGTCTGTTCCGAAATTCAGCAATTGCACCTTGTCCGGTTCAGGATATAGTTCTTAACTAACTTCAACACAACAACTGTCATACCACTGCCCTCGACAGCGTTTTCCTTGGCAACCATTCTATCATTCTGACCAGAAGACTTGTTGTCTGCCTTAAGGCGGCCCACGCAGTACCCTTTTCATCCTTTTCATGCTCTTTTGAGATCTTCAACGTCTTTGACCATGTTTGCTCTCTAATCCATTTTATTTCAAAAACCTTGTATGCACGAAAGGAGGTGCACTTTGGGTGATCTACCACATTCTAGCTGCGGAGCATTTCTCAAtcgcacgatgtcgcgcttcggcCTCGGCGATGGCGCCTCAACACCACcgctgcgcatgctcgcgcctggcgtctcctgctggtggtagtggttggaagaagaaggcgcctaagtTCTGCAGCCGGGcatagggagcacggcgcaggctctcgcgtctcgtgccggtccAGGAATACACTCACAAAACTGTCACTCCCCTCCACCTCTCTCGCCTCGCTAGGCCGAAACAAGCAGCGTGtgctagttaaaaaaaaaaatgactgttcGCGCTGCACGGCTGTTCACTGGCCACCTGGTATaagtaggcactggatcgcgagTTAGGAAtccagtcaagggcgtctttacttggctttcgcttgatgttgaaggcaacgcttctccttcattaaataaataagaataataaagacgaaataacaatgaaGCATTCCAAAACCGCACcgaattacgcaacattcacgcggtACTCCCAcgactctgcgacgcatttactcgagttcacCCCATGGGAAAATGcaggtggcatttttttttttcacacaagcGCGTACAAAAATACCACCACCTTCATCATCAGCTTGgctacgtccgctgcaggacaaaggcctctcccttgtcctactagtcaactcagtcctgtgcttgctgctgtcactttatatccgcaaactttttaatctcacaTGCGCACCTAAATTTCtacctccccctaacccgcttgcctttctGGAAATCTAGTCAGttagtggttatcctgcctgcgcGCTAAATGACCGGCCAACGTCCATTTCCTTTATGATTTatcatttctctttcattttCCTTTTTATCGCTCGTttcgtcatcctcaatttaagctggaccaTCTTTGTAAGtgtccaagtttctgctccgtaataAAGTACCGgagagatgcagctgttatatatattcctcttgggggatagtggcaatctaccagtcattatttgagagtgcttgccaagtgtgctccaacccattcttatttttctaattACTTCTATCTCctggttaggctccgcggttattacctgtcctaagtagacgtagtcttttacaacttcaagtgcactgttacctatttcgatgcgctgttctcttccgaggttgttgtgcattactttcgttttctacagattatTTTAACAGCTACCTTTCTGCATGACTGCAGAATTTTCactaaatcaaacgccttctcataatctttgaaggctatgtataatggttggctgtattccgagcatttctgtattacctAATTGACTGTATGAAtggggtcgattgttgagtagcctgctcgaaatcctgcttgttccttttttCATTGAATTATATTGTGGCCTTAATTATGTCAGCAATTATCTTTATAAATAGCTTGTGTATACGACGAAAAGCAAGCTAataggcctgtaattcttcaggtctttgtcatctcctttcttatgcattaagatgatgttagcattcctTCAAGGTTCATGTACCCTTCCtttcaggagacacttcgtaaacagggtggctagtttttctaacaaatTCCGTCCTCCGTCGTTCAGCAGAtccgatgttacctgatcctcaccaggagCTTTGTCTCTTTGCAGTCCTTTCAAGGTTTTTCTGacctcttctatcattactggtgggatgtcatctggggTACTGCTAGGCATAAAtaaaagtcgtggttgtcccggctactgtacaaatctttgtaaaactcccccgctattttaactatcctacccACATTGGTAATTACTTTTCCTTTCTTGTCCCTTAATGCGTACATCTCGTTTTAGTCtgttccaagtttcctcttcactgctttgacgcttcttcggtttttcagagcgtgttaaattctctccatgttataccgagctccttacatcagataccttacgcttattaatcaacttcgaaagctttgccaattctattttgtctgttgttgTAATTGGGGCtctcatgctttgacgcttcttaatgaggttcttcgtctcctgaGACAGCTTGCCAGCGTCCTGTATAACTGccatacctccaacttccactgcacactctgtataatgatactcgtcagattatcattcattgcgtcaacgctaaggctggtttcctcgatgagagccgagtacctgttctgaagtgagactctgaattcctgtactttccctctcagtgctagctcattgattgtctTATTTCGTATCAGTTTCTTTCGTTCCTCCTTCAAGTCTCAGTGAATTCTAGACCatgccattctatggtcactgcatcgtaccttgccgaccacttctacatcctgcacgatgcctagaTGTGCACTAAGTACAAAGTCTATTTCGGTCTTAcattcgccattagggctcctccgtgtccacttacggttctctCGTTTTCGGTAAAACGTATTCAAGATCCATAAGTTATTGTCTTCTGCGAATTCAACTAATAggtcccctctggcatttctagcaTCGAcgccataatcttctactgcctgatcttcagcctgcttcttccttaccttggcattgaagtcacccatcagtttttaccttactcattgccgattccacgtattcatagaagctttcagctGACGCGTCGTCAtaactggatgtaggcgcgtaagcctgtaccaccttcatcttgtacctcttattgagtttaattacgatacctactaccctttcattaatgctatagtatccCTCTGtgttaccagctatgtttctgtgactAAGGGACCCCAcgcccagttctcttctgtcagccaagtcaCGATAGCAAacgacatgcccattctgtagcaagGCCTGATCTGTCCTTCTATAACCTCACTGAGCCCACTTCATTTAACACCCTcaagctcctcgaatagtacagttaTACTTTCCTCACTGGATAAGGTTCTGGCGTTAAACGTTGTCAGGTTCAGGTTTTAATATCTGCCTGTCCGGACGCAGATAATCTTAGCACCCTCTACTGCACTGCAGATCTGACCggcaccgtggtcagttgcttcgcagatgCTGCAGATTGAGGGCTGTGAGGTAATTCACGTATGCATgttggaggtagtggccagatactgcaccaggggggggggggggcaatccttatctggtgagggagtgcgttaatGGCGGtagtcaccggtgaggccgcaccccatgccttttaatgcagttccatcaccacacGTATTTTTTATTtaatctggttgggaactgcatGGCTCCGGGATTTGAACAACAGACCTCTTACACGCAAGGCTGATACTCTACACACTATGCCATCGCTCTAATCCTGAACTATTTGTTCTATCAGCACACTGCAGATATTTTTAATGTCGGCTAGTGAACGGCAGTCAATGTTTTCAGGCTCACTGTATGGTTCACAACGGAGAATATGCCCGCTAGATCAATGTGGAGATATGCTTAATTCTATCACTGTGGTTAGCTTGCTTTATTTCTTTCTATATTGCTTTTAACCGCGCAGAAGGTGACGTTCATATGCTTTGACAATGTCAGTTGTACCTCCATCTGCGTTTTCACAATGAATCACCAATAAACGCTTGGCGCGATACGCAAATATACAGCTGCACGTATACAGCGTTCAGTCAGTATACATGGCAAACGTTCACTTTCTGTTAACGACGAACATTCTAGGTGAAGTGATGCATACACGCACTTCACAACATCtcgttttttacagcgaaagctgtactgagatcagaacacgggtcacacgcggtgccgtagttgtccgccaccgccgctgccgccggtgtccttAACTagtatcaaaggaaaaaaaaaactcggtaaatgAAAAAACGTTAATGACAGCATGGGATTCcgacccgggtccgctgcgtgcctgcGCAGTATTCTACggctgagccacgccagtgctatGAACTCAGTAAATCAAAAGCACCAGTCGCACAATGGGATtccaacccgggtccgctgcgtgccagcccagtattctatcactaaaccacgccagtgcttggaactcgtttctaaactggccttaggcaggcttgatctcgggaaaggaatcgcgttataaCGAGTGATAAAGCGCtatagaacatcaaaggaacagccaggcgccATACAGTGCGAACTGCGTAACgactgggtcgtccaatgctccaacccattgcaaaacTTCTtgttgatcacctattaactgtggcgcatactcttTTCATGCATAATTCTTCATTGCCGTCAACCACTGCATAAAAATTCCTAGCAAGGGTGTAGGAGGTACTatacgcttctccaaagaatgatgtaggatagcatagtgaatgc
This region includes:
- the LOC119161494 gene encoding uncharacterized protein LOC119161494, which encodes MAPPVPKDGMDAADEGCSSDRPRIVLPWSLRQQCLDEVGRSVWRWSKSVDEESEPRTPVTPVTNNPFAECPLHVRQDLLECILDDEARSPAVRRVAELLLVCGVESFDLSCLDDCSTADLQFILTLLQQNGSSLCQLTISGLWMYSPESEEIVKSLLRSARNLRVLRIQEMYRDTLEVLVRSCPLLQRLEVMHHSINADDIASVAQFVQREALPIQCSLMEVRLPSSVNGEGVISLIETFPNLQIIRCVYLEAVLDSLDARASVSSREWWVRRLSHVHALQSGQSMGSGSVERLVAWFPGLEEVVLHVQEDMNLRELAKLKRLRSLELRNSQTLPSSYTDDVLPLLALCGKRLLRLGLEHFDVVDLARTDIMCPELESLSLRWFILLGCSSPAVSSRVAAVRPFQNLRELRLRPRVGRTVPREACELLLSHCQNIRHLELFCCTGLTDSLAAVLCKRNGFASLKSVRLRHGHGLSANGLQCFLSRASKLKFWNAGKITRRSSLSEDEDMDEGVDNVRD